One genomic region from Gossypium hirsutum isolate 1008001.06 chromosome D13, Gossypium_hirsutum_v2.1, whole genome shotgun sequence encodes:
- the LOC107920314 gene encoding protein POLLEN DEFECTIVE IN GUIDANCE 1 isoform X1 encodes MAREVEHHQTHYLERFLSDDCIATMALRSSGNRKLSFEILGKTRSLEEDDRSLLYRSTSDPIGLQSGVAKPSRNSRKKKKQKKRKEAIADSPVISEDPVAEQCGNDSSGTLVESTSENYGIRDNGNVNRISCVGSASVVVVEESVCQNVCGFGELRQRNVIGGGEEMAAVASRAEEDRAEMNGSKEPIPPAQPQPVVNGNVANKLDTAESLDWKRLMSEDPNYLYAVHKSPAKYFLDEMYSGNSLRRTTTLGSEKERERVYDTIFRLPWRCEVLIDVGFFVCFDAFLSLLTIMPTRILIKLWRFLTARQFKRLSAAELCDFGCFLVLACGVILLGQTDISLIYHMIRGQGTIKLYMIYNVLEIIDKLCQSFGGDVFETLFNSAEGLATCSQENMKFWIRRFVSDQALAMAFSILHSFILLAQAIALSTCIVAHNNALFALLVSNNFAEIKSNVFKRFSKDNIHNLAYADSVERFHISAFLLFVLAQNILEAQGPFESFFCKYHNHSYFFCEMLIDIIKHSFLAKFNGIKPIEYSEFLEGLCKQTLNMQTEDSKKNLTFVPLAPACVVIRVLTPVYAAHLPYSPLPWRLFWIIFLISVTYVMLTSLKVMIGMGLQKHATWYVNRCRKRKHHLHLD; translated from the exons ATGGCTCGTGAggtggaacatcatcaaacacaTTACCTTGAAAG atttctctcagATGATTGCATAGCCACCATGGCGTTGAGATCGTCAGGTAATAGAAAGCTCTCTTTCGAGATTTTAGGCAAAACTAGATCTTTAGAAGAAGATGACCGATCTTTGTTGTATCGGTCGACTTCAGATCCAATCGGACTCCAAAGCGGCGTCGCTAAGCCGTCCCGCAATAGTCGGAAGAAGAAGAAACAGAAGAAGAGGAAGGAGGCTATAGCTGATTCCCCGGTAATTTCGGAAGATCCGGTGGCGGAACAGTGTGGGAACGATAGCAGTGGTACCTTAGTGGAGTCGACTTCCGAGAATTATGGGATCAGAGATAACGGGAACGTTAACAGGATCAGTTGCGTTGGCAGCGCGAGCGTTGTGGTTGTGGAGGAAAGCGTGTGTCAAAATGTTTGTGGTTTTGGGGAATTGAGGCAGCGGAATGTCATTGGCGGAGGAGAGGAGATGGCAGCGGTGGCGTCCAGGGCGGAAGAGGATCGTGCGGAGATGAATGGTTCGAAGGAGCCGATACCCCCGGCACAGCCTCAGCCCGTGGTTAATGGGAACGTGGCGAATAAGTTGGACACAGCTGAGTCTTTGGATTGGAAGCGGCTTATGTCTGAGGATCCTAATT ATCTTTATGCAGTGCACAAATCACCGGCAAAGTACTTTTTGGATGAAATGTATAGTGGAAATTCATTGCGGAGGACCACAACACTTGGTAGTGAGAAAGAACGAGAGCGAGTGTATGATACTATCTTCCGCTTGCCATGGAGATGTGAAGTG CTTATAGATGTTGGATTCTTTGTCTGCTTTGATGCATTTCTGTCCTTGTTAACTATCATGCCAACAAGGATTCTGATTAAGCTTTGGAGGTTCCTGACTGCAAG GCAGTTCAAGAGGCTTTCTGCAGCAGAGCTGTGTGATTTTGGCTGCTTTCTTGTTCTAGCATGTGGAGTCATTCTCCTGGGCCAAACAG ATATCAGTCTAATATATCACATGATTCGTGGTCAAGGAACAATCAAACTCTATATGATCTACAATGTGTTGGAG ATAATTGATAAATTATGCCAAAGTTTTGGTGGAGATGTGTTTGAAACCCTATTTAATTCTGCAGAAGGACTAGCAACTTGCTCTCAGGAAAACATGAAATTCTGGATCCGTAGATTTGTTTCTGACCAAGCATTGGCTATGGCTTTCTCAA ttcttcattcttttattttattagctCAGGCAATTGCTTTATCAACTTGCATCGTTGCTCATAATAACGCACTATTTGCTTTGCTGGTATCCAACAACTTTGCTGAGATAAAAAGCAATGTCTTTAAGCGCTTTAGCAAGGATAACATCCACAATCTCGCATATGCAG ATTCAGTAGAGAGATTCCACATTTCAGCATTTCTCTTATTCGTATTAGCTCAAAATATTTTGGAAGCTCAGGGTCCTTTTGAAAGCTTTTTTTGTAAGTACCATAatcattcttatttcttttgTGAAATGTTAATTGATATCATAAAACATTCATTCCTTGCCAAATTCAATGGTATAAAGCCCATTGAATACTCGGAATTTCTTGAAGGTCTCTGCAAGCAG ACTTTAAATATGCAAACTGAAGACAGCAAGAAAAATCTCACTTTTGTTCCTCTTGCTCCAGCTTGTGTG GTCATTCGAGTGCTGACTCCAGTATATGCTGCTCACCTCCCATACAGCCCCTTGCCGTGGAGACTTTTTTGgatcattttcttgatttcagtAACCTATGTCATGCTCACAAGCCTAAAAGTAATGATCGGGATGGGCCTACAGAAACATGCAACTTGGTATGTTAATAGGTGTCGTAAAAGAAAACACCATCTTCACTTAGACTGA
- the LOC107920314 gene encoding protein POLLEN DEFECTIVE IN GUIDANCE 1 isoform X3 has protein sequence MALRSSDPIGLQSGVAKPSRNSRKKKKQKKRKEAIADSPVISEDPVAEQCGNDSSGTLVESTSENYGIRDNGNVNRISCVGSASVVVVEESVCQNVCGFGELRQRNVIGGGEEMAAVASRAEEDRAEMNGSKEPIPPAQPQPVVNGNVANKLDTAESLDWKRLMSEDPNYLYAVHKSPAKYFLDEMYSGNSLRRTTTLGSEKERERVYDTIFRLPWRCEVLIDVGFFVCFDAFLSLLTIMPTRILIKLWRFLTARQFKRLSAAELCDFGCFLVLACGVILLGQTDISLIYHMIRGQGTIKLYMIYNVLEIIDKLCQSFGGDVFETLFNSAEGLATCSQENMKFWIRRFVSDQALAMAFSILHSFILLAQAIALSTCIVAHNNALFALLVSNNFAEIKSNVFKRFSKDNIHNLAYADSVERFHISAFLLFVLAQNILEAQGPFESFFCKYHNHSYFFCEMLIDIIKHSFLAKFNGIKPIEYSEFLEGLCKQTLNMQTEDSKKNLTFVPLAPACVVIRVLTPVYAAHLPYSPLPWRLFWIIFLISVTYVMLTSLKVMIGMGLQKHATWYVNRCRKRKHHLHLD, from the exons ATGGCGTTGAGATCGTCAG ATCCAATCGGACTCCAAAGCGGCGTCGCTAAGCCGTCCCGCAATAGTCGGAAGAAGAAGAAACAGAAGAAGAGGAAGGAGGCTATAGCTGATTCCCCGGTAATTTCGGAAGATCCGGTGGCGGAACAGTGTGGGAACGATAGCAGTGGTACCTTAGTGGAGTCGACTTCCGAGAATTATGGGATCAGAGATAACGGGAACGTTAACAGGATCAGTTGCGTTGGCAGCGCGAGCGTTGTGGTTGTGGAGGAAAGCGTGTGTCAAAATGTTTGTGGTTTTGGGGAATTGAGGCAGCGGAATGTCATTGGCGGAGGAGAGGAGATGGCAGCGGTGGCGTCCAGGGCGGAAGAGGATCGTGCGGAGATGAATGGTTCGAAGGAGCCGATACCCCCGGCACAGCCTCAGCCCGTGGTTAATGGGAACGTGGCGAATAAGTTGGACACAGCTGAGTCTTTGGATTGGAAGCGGCTTATGTCTGAGGATCCTAATT ATCTTTATGCAGTGCACAAATCACCGGCAAAGTACTTTTTGGATGAAATGTATAGTGGAAATTCATTGCGGAGGACCACAACACTTGGTAGTGAGAAAGAACGAGAGCGAGTGTATGATACTATCTTCCGCTTGCCATGGAGATGTGAAGTG CTTATAGATGTTGGATTCTTTGTCTGCTTTGATGCATTTCTGTCCTTGTTAACTATCATGCCAACAAGGATTCTGATTAAGCTTTGGAGGTTCCTGACTGCAAG GCAGTTCAAGAGGCTTTCTGCAGCAGAGCTGTGTGATTTTGGCTGCTTTCTTGTTCTAGCATGTGGAGTCATTCTCCTGGGCCAAACAG ATATCAGTCTAATATATCACATGATTCGTGGTCAAGGAACAATCAAACTCTATATGATCTACAATGTGTTGGAG ATAATTGATAAATTATGCCAAAGTTTTGGTGGAGATGTGTTTGAAACCCTATTTAATTCTGCAGAAGGACTAGCAACTTGCTCTCAGGAAAACATGAAATTCTGGATCCGTAGATTTGTTTCTGACCAAGCATTGGCTATGGCTTTCTCAA ttcttcattcttttattttattagctCAGGCAATTGCTTTATCAACTTGCATCGTTGCTCATAATAACGCACTATTTGCTTTGCTGGTATCCAACAACTTTGCTGAGATAAAAAGCAATGTCTTTAAGCGCTTTAGCAAGGATAACATCCACAATCTCGCATATGCAG ATTCAGTAGAGAGATTCCACATTTCAGCATTTCTCTTATTCGTATTAGCTCAAAATATTTTGGAAGCTCAGGGTCCTTTTGAAAGCTTTTTTTGTAAGTACCATAatcattcttatttcttttgTGAAATGTTAATTGATATCATAAAACATTCATTCCTTGCCAAATTCAATGGTATAAAGCCCATTGAATACTCGGAATTTCTTGAAGGTCTCTGCAAGCAG ACTTTAAATATGCAAACTGAAGACAGCAAGAAAAATCTCACTTTTGTTCCTCTTGCTCCAGCTTGTGTG GTCATTCGAGTGCTGACTCCAGTATATGCTGCTCACCTCCCATACAGCCCCTTGCCGTGGAGACTTTTTTGgatcattttcttgatttcagtAACCTATGTCATGCTCACAAGCCTAAAAGTAATGATCGGGATGGGCCTACAGAAACATGCAACTTGGTATGTTAATAGGTGTCGTAAAAGAAAACACCATCTTCACTTAGACTGA
- the LOC107918560 gene encoding U-box domain-containing protein 21 → MISSWRKRRAGKRAGKEQARNENGEMELSIPRDFRCPISLDLMKDPVTLSSGITYDRPNIEKWIEAGNFTCPLTNRVLRSLEPIPNHIIRKKIQDWCVENRSHGIERIPTPRVPVSSMEVSEILSKIDVACKKQDGSRCLDLVAKVKSLAKESERNKRCIVSNGTGNVLSEAFAAFSMAAFDENVSVLEEILSALVIMFPLDGEAKGFLGSASAMHCLIRFLSSGDLSRRRNAVLALKELVSSMEDQRKILNQLSEMEGAIEALLKLIKSPICSTSTKASLTIIYHMITSYGNEKQVGNKLVNLGIVPLLLEMLVDAERGMCEKALGVLDGIFDTEQGREMACKNALTMPVLVKKILRVSTMATEFSVSILWKLCKNEKKEDGGVLIEALQVGAFQKLLLLLQLGCVEKTKDRVSDLLKMLNPYRSKIECVDPIDHFKGLKRPF, encoded by the coding sequence ATGATTTCTTCCTGGAGAAAGAGAAGAGCTGGTAAGCGTGCGGGGAAAGAGCAGGCAAGGAATGAAAATGGTGAAATGGAGCTTTCGATTCCTAGAGATTTCAGGTGTCCGATATCGTTGGACTTGATGAAAGACCCCGTCACGTTATCTTCAGGTATAACGTATGATCGACCCAACATCGAGAAATGGATCGAAGCCGGGAATTTCACTTGTCCTCTTACCAATCGAGTGTTAAGGAGTCTCGAACCCATCCCCAACCACATCATAAGGAAAAAAATCCAAGATTGGTGCGTCGAGAATCGATCCCACGGGATCGAAAGAATCCCCACGCCTCGTGTTCCTGTTAGTTCCATGGAGGTTTCAGAGATTCTTTCGAAAATCGACGTCGCTTGTAAGAAGCAAGATGGGTCACGGTGCCTAGATTTGGTGGCGAAGGTCAAGTCATTGGCCAAAGAGAGTGAACGTAACAAGCGGTGCATTGTGAGTAATGGGACAGGCAATGTTTTATCGGAAGCGTTCGCGGCGTTTTCCATGGCGGCTTTCGACGAAAACGTCTCGGTCTTGGAGGAGATATTATCGGCTCTTGTAATAATGTTCCCTCTCGATGGTGAGGCCAAGGGTTTCTTAGGATCAGCTTCAGCCATGCATTGTTTGATAAGGTTTTTAAGCAGCGGAGACTTGTCTAGGAGACGAAATGCAGTTTTGGCCTTGAAGGAGCTCGTTTCATCAATGGAAGATCAAAGAAAAATACTGAATCAGTTATCAGAGATGGAAGGCGCCATTGAAGCATTATTGAAGCTTATCAAAAGCCCAATTTGCTCAACATCAACAAAAGCATCGTTAACCATCATTTACCATATGATCACATCCTATGGTAACGAAAAACAAGTGGGTAATAAACTTGTAAACCTAGGCATAGTCCCATTGCTGCTAGAAATGCTCGTGGACGCCGAAAGGGGAATGTGCGAGAAAGCCTTGGGTGTCCTAGATGGAATCTTCGACACCGAACAAGGCAGAGAAATGGCCTGCAAGAATGCCTTGACGATGCCGGTTTTGGTCAAGAAAATCCTCAGGGTTTCAACCATGGCCACCGAGTTTTCTGTCTCCATTTTATGGAAGCTTTGCAAGAACGAGAAAAAGGAAGATGGTGGAGTCCTTATTGAAGCACTCCAAGTGGGGGCTTTTCAAAAGCTGTTGCTGCTATTACAGCTTGGTTGTGTGGAGAAGACAAAGGACAGAGTTTCAGACTTGTTGAAAATGTTAAACCCTTACAGGAGCAAAATAGAATGTGTTGATCCCATAGACCatttcaagggtctcaaaaggcCTTTTTAG
- the LOC107919829 gene encoding receptor-like kinase TMK3: MANTLPFGGGCFLFGFLSVLCFFALHVSSQSGPDSSVMGKLKTSLKLPSSLDWSDPDPCQWTNVRCENQRITRIQIPSKNVGGTLPPDLKDLSQLKVFEVMNNQISGPIPSLAGLSLLEEANFHDNNFSSFPSDFFTGLTSLTAIYLDPGLTDLHVAMNNLEGELPASLAGSMIQSFWANGQRLNGTIEVIQNMSSLREVWLNMNQFTGPLPDFSMLTQLSNLSLRDNQLTGVVPSSLINLKSLYIVNLTNNKLQGPTPKFADGVILDMRAGSNRFCLDDPGVACDERVTILLSIMEAFGYPENFADNWKGNDPCNDWLRISCVQGNIVSILFAKKGLTGTISSNFAKLDSLTTLDLSGNNLTGTIPTELTTLPKLVRLDVSNNRLHGKVPPFRQNVAVITAGNPDIGKEMASPPSGKSPGGSPGGGGGGGSSSGNGEKKLNTGTVVGSAIGAVGGLSLLVLGICLYARKGKRTSKVRSPATVVIHPHHSGDQDGVKITVAGSSVTGGSETFSHSSSGPTDVHLVEAGNMVISIQVLRDVTNNFSEENVLGRGGFGTVYKGELHDGTKIAVKRMESSVVSEKGLAEFKSEIAVLTKVRHRHLVALLGYCLDGNERLLVYEYMPQGTLSRHLFNWKHEGLKPLEWTRRLTIALDVARGVEYLHGLAQQSFIHRDLKPSNILLGDDMRAKVADFGLVRLAPVDGKQSIETRLAGTFGYLAPEYAVTGRVTTKVDVFSFGVILMELISGRRALDETQPEESMHLVSWFRRMHMNKDTFRKAIDETIQLDEETLASVSTVTELAGHCCAREPYQRPDMSHAVNVLSSLAELWKPAEPDSDDIYGIDLELTLPQALKKWQAFEGNSSVDDSSSFLGSTDTTQTSIPCRPPGFADSFASADAR, translated from the exons ATGGCGAATACCCTTCCCTTTGGGGGTGGTTGTTTTCTTTTTGGGTTTCTTTCAGTTCTTTGCTTCTTTGCTTTACATGTCTCTTCTCAATCCGGCCCTGATTCTTCAGTCATGGGAAAGCTCAAAACCAGCCTAAAGCTCCCTTCTTCGCTCGATTGGTCTGACCCTGACCCTTGCCAATGGACCAACGTTCGCTGTGAAAACCAGAGGATCACCCGGATTCAAATTCCCAGCAAAAACGTTGGTGGAACCCTTCCCCCTGATCTCAAAGACCTGTCTCAGCTTAAAGTCTTTGAAGTCATGAACAACCAAATCAGTGGACCCATCCCCAGCCTTGCTGGGTTAAGCCTGTTGGAAGAAGCCAACTTCCATGACAACAATTTCTCATCTTTCCCTTCTGATTTCTTCACTGGCTTAACCTCGTTAACCGCTATTTACCTCGATCCAGGCTTGACAGATTTGCATGTGGCCATGAACAACCTTGAAGGTGAATTGCCTGCATCCTTAGCGGGTTCCATGATTCAGTCTTTCTGGGCCAATGGGCAGAGGTTGAATGGGACAATTGAAGTGATACAGAACATGTCTTCTTTAAGAGAGGTATGGTTGAATATGAACCAGTTTACAGGTCCCTTGCCTGATTTTTCAATGTTGACTCAGTTGAGCAATTTGAGTTTGAGGGATAATCAGCTCACTGGTGTTGTTCCTTCGTCTTTGATTAACTTAAAGTCACTCTATATCGTGAATTTGACTAATAATAAACTTCAAGGACCAACCCCTAAATTTGCTGATGGTGTAATTCTAGATATGAGGGCTGGTAGTAATAGATTTTGCTTGGATGATCCTGGTGTTGCTTGTGATGAACGTGTTACTATTTTATTGTCTATAATGGAAGCTTTTGGTTATCCAGAGAATTTTGCTGATAATTGGAAGGGGAATGATCCTTGTAATGACTGGTTACGTATTTCATGTGTTCAAGGAAATATTGTGTCTATCCTTTTTGCAAAAAAAGGGCTTACTGGTACTATTTCTAGTAATTTTGCGAAGCTTGATTCCTTGACAACTTTGGATCTTTCCGGTAATAATCTTACCGGCACGATACCGACAGAGCTCACTACATTGCCAAAGCTTGTTCGATTAGATGTTTCGAACAACAGGCTACATGGAAAAGTACCACCTTTCAGGCAAAATGTGGCGGTGATAACTGCTGGTAACCCTGATATAGGAAAAGAAATGGCTTCTCCACCATCTGGCAAGTCCCCTGGTGGATCTCCtggcggcggcggcggcggcggtAGTTCCTCTGGAAATGgtgaaaagaaattgaatacgGGGACAGTTGTGGGTTCTGCAATTGGTGCAGTTGGTGGCTTGAGTCTTCTTGTTTTGGGTATCTGTTTGTATGCTAGAAAAGGAAAGCGTACCAGTAAAGTGCGGAGTCCAGCTACTGTAGTCATACATCCTCATCATTCCGGTGACCAAGATGGAGTTAAAATCACCGTTGCTGGATCGAGCGTCACTGGTGGAAGTGAAACTTTCAGCCACTCAAGCAGTGGACCAACTGATGTTCACTTGGTTGAGGCTGGCAACATGGTGATCTCGATTCAAGTTTTGAGGGATGTGACAAATAATTTCAGTGAGGAAAATGTGCTAGGAAGGGGTGGTTTTGGGACAGTTTACAAAGGGGAATTACATGATGGGACAAAGATTGCGGTGAAAAGGATGGAGTCCAGTGTTGTGAGCGAGAAGGGTTTGGCCGAGTTTAAGTCCGAGATTGCAGTTCTTACTAAGGTTCGTCACCGCCATTTAGTCGCACTTCTTGGATATTGCTTGGATGGAAATGAGAGGCTTCTTGTATATGAATATATGCCTCAAGGGACCCTTAGTCGGCACCTATTCAACTGGAAACATGAAGGACTGAAACCACTTGAATGGACTAGACGACTTACAATTGCCCTAGATGTCGCTCGAGGTGTTGAGTATCTACATGGTCTGGCACAACAGAGTTTCATTCATCGAGATCTTAAGCCATCAAATATTCTTCTCGGAGATGATATGCGTGCCAAGGTTGCAGATTTTGGCTTGGTCCGTCTAGCTCCTGTGGATGGCAAACAGTCAATTGAAACAAGGCTAGCAGGAACCTTTGGGTATTTGGCACCGGAGTATGCAG TTACTGGACGAGTAACCACGAAGGTAGATGTATTTAGCTTTGGTGTGATCCTCATGGAATTGATCTCAGGCCGAAGGGCACTTGATGAAACTCAGCCCGAGGAAAGCATGCACCTTGTGTCATGGTTCCGTCGGATGCACATGAACAAAGACACATTCCGGAAGGCCATTGACGAAACAATCCAGCTTGATGAGGAAACGCTAGCCAGTGTTAGCACAGTGACTGAGCTTGCTGGCCACTGTTGTGCTAGGGAGCCCTACCAGAGGCCAGATATGAGCCATGCGGTCAATGTGCTGTCATCACTAGCAGAGCTCTGGAAACCAGCAGAACCCGATTCGGATGACATCTATGGCATTGACCTTGAATTAACTTTACCCCAGGCATTGAAAAAGTGGCAAGCCTTCGAGGGGAACAGCAGTGTGGATGACTCCTCATCATTTCTGGGCAGTACAGACACTACACAGACCAGCATACCATGCAGGCCGCCAGGTTTTGCTGATTCATTCGCATCAGCTGATGCCCGATGA
- the LOC107920314 gene encoding protein POLLEN DEFECTIVE IN GUIDANCE 1 isoform X2 — protein sequence MAREVEHHQTHYLERFLSDDCIATMALRSSDPIGLQSGVAKPSRNSRKKKKQKKRKEAIADSPVISEDPVAEQCGNDSSGTLVESTSENYGIRDNGNVNRISCVGSASVVVVEESVCQNVCGFGELRQRNVIGGGEEMAAVASRAEEDRAEMNGSKEPIPPAQPQPVVNGNVANKLDTAESLDWKRLMSEDPNYLYAVHKSPAKYFLDEMYSGNSLRRTTTLGSEKERERVYDTIFRLPWRCEVLIDVGFFVCFDAFLSLLTIMPTRILIKLWRFLTARQFKRLSAAELCDFGCFLVLACGVILLGQTDISLIYHMIRGQGTIKLYMIYNVLEIIDKLCQSFGGDVFETLFNSAEGLATCSQENMKFWIRRFVSDQALAMAFSILHSFILLAQAIALSTCIVAHNNALFALLVSNNFAEIKSNVFKRFSKDNIHNLAYADSVERFHISAFLLFVLAQNILEAQGPFESFFCKYHNHSYFFCEMLIDIIKHSFLAKFNGIKPIEYSEFLEGLCKQTLNMQTEDSKKNLTFVPLAPACVVIRVLTPVYAAHLPYSPLPWRLFWIIFLISVTYVMLTSLKVMIGMGLQKHATWYVNRCRKRKHHLHLD from the exons ATGGCTCGTGAggtggaacatcatcaaacacaTTACCTTGAAAG atttctctcagATGATTGCATAGCCACCATGGCGTTGAGATCGTCAG ATCCAATCGGACTCCAAAGCGGCGTCGCTAAGCCGTCCCGCAATAGTCGGAAGAAGAAGAAACAGAAGAAGAGGAAGGAGGCTATAGCTGATTCCCCGGTAATTTCGGAAGATCCGGTGGCGGAACAGTGTGGGAACGATAGCAGTGGTACCTTAGTGGAGTCGACTTCCGAGAATTATGGGATCAGAGATAACGGGAACGTTAACAGGATCAGTTGCGTTGGCAGCGCGAGCGTTGTGGTTGTGGAGGAAAGCGTGTGTCAAAATGTTTGTGGTTTTGGGGAATTGAGGCAGCGGAATGTCATTGGCGGAGGAGAGGAGATGGCAGCGGTGGCGTCCAGGGCGGAAGAGGATCGTGCGGAGATGAATGGTTCGAAGGAGCCGATACCCCCGGCACAGCCTCAGCCCGTGGTTAATGGGAACGTGGCGAATAAGTTGGACACAGCTGAGTCTTTGGATTGGAAGCGGCTTATGTCTGAGGATCCTAATT ATCTTTATGCAGTGCACAAATCACCGGCAAAGTACTTTTTGGATGAAATGTATAGTGGAAATTCATTGCGGAGGACCACAACACTTGGTAGTGAGAAAGAACGAGAGCGAGTGTATGATACTATCTTCCGCTTGCCATGGAGATGTGAAGTG CTTATAGATGTTGGATTCTTTGTCTGCTTTGATGCATTTCTGTCCTTGTTAACTATCATGCCAACAAGGATTCTGATTAAGCTTTGGAGGTTCCTGACTGCAAG GCAGTTCAAGAGGCTTTCTGCAGCAGAGCTGTGTGATTTTGGCTGCTTTCTTGTTCTAGCATGTGGAGTCATTCTCCTGGGCCAAACAG ATATCAGTCTAATATATCACATGATTCGTGGTCAAGGAACAATCAAACTCTATATGATCTACAATGTGTTGGAG ATAATTGATAAATTATGCCAAAGTTTTGGTGGAGATGTGTTTGAAACCCTATTTAATTCTGCAGAAGGACTAGCAACTTGCTCTCAGGAAAACATGAAATTCTGGATCCGTAGATTTGTTTCTGACCAAGCATTGGCTATGGCTTTCTCAA ttcttcattcttttattttattagctCAGGCAATTGCTTTATCAACTTGCATCGTTGCTCATAATAACGCACTATTTGCTTTGCTGGTATCCAACAACTTTGCTGAGATAAAAAGCAATGTCTTTAAGCGCTTTAGCAAGGATAACATCCACAATCTCGCATATGCAG ATTCAGTAGAGAGATTCCACATTTCAGCATTTCTCTTATTCGTATTAGCTCAAAATATTTTGGAAGCTCAGGGTCCTTTTGAAAGCTTTTTTTGTAAGTACCATAatcattcttatttcttttgTGAAATGTTAATTGATATCATAAAACATTCATTCCTTGCCAAATTCAATGGTATAAAGCCCATTGAATACTCGGAATTTCTTGAAGGTCTCTGCAAGCAG ACTTTAAATATGCAAACTGAAGACAGCAAGAAAAATCTCACTTTTGTTCCTCTTGCTCCAGCTTGTGTG GTCATTCGAGTGCTGACTCCAGTATATGCTGCTCACCTCCCATACAGCCCCTTGCCGTGGAGACTTTTTTGgatcattttcttgatttcagtAACCTATGTCATGCTCACAAGCCTAAAAGTAATGATCGGGATGGGCCTACAGAAACATGCAACTTGGTATGTTAATAGGTGTCGTAAAAGAAAACACCATCTTCACTTAGACTGA